A genomic stretch from Engraulis encrasicolus isolate BLACKSEA-1 chromosome 10, IST_EnEncr_1.0, whole genome shotgun sequence includes:
- the rgs19 gene encoding regulator of G-protein signaling 19 isoform X3 translates to MMDILYTGPVPTERESPMALGEASPGLRATGGPAAAQRPNACCFCWCCCCSCSCLTVRNEDDSRSKRRSSQDTKLETIPNCEACTKPSIEEVRLWSQSFDKLMKNPAGRNVFREFLRTEYSEENMLFWLACEDLKKELNTGAVEEKARGIYEDYISILSPKEVSLDARVREGINKKMTEPTQQTFEDAQLQIYTLMHRDSYPRFLNSSIYRSLAQMGSRSSSES, encoded by the exons TACACCGGCCCTGTCCCGACAGAGCGCGAGTCTCCCATGGCTCTGGGCGAGGCGTCCCCGGGGCTGCGGGCCACAGGCGGCCCGGCGGCGGCACAGAGGCCCAACGCCTGCTGCttttgctggtgctgctgctgcagctgctcatG TCTCACTGTTAGGAATGAAGACGACAGCAGGTCCAAAAGGAGAAGCTCCCAGGACACCAAGCTGGAGACCATACCAAACTGTGAAGcttg CACCAAACCGTCGATAGAGGAGGTCCGCCTGTGGTCGCAGTCCTTCGACAAGCTGATGAAGAACCCGGCGGGCCGCAACGTGTTCCGCGAGTTCCTGCGCACCGAGTACAGCGAGGAGAACATGCTCTTCTGGCTGGCCTGCGAGGACCTGAAGAAGGAGCTCAACACGGGCGCGGTGGAGGAGAAGGCACGCGGCATCTACGAGGACTacatctccatcctctctcccaaGGAG GTGAGTCTGGATGCGCGCGTGCGCGAGGGGATCAACAAGAAGATGACGGAGCCGACGCAACAGACGTTTGAGGACGCGCAGCTGCAGATCTACACGCTGATGCACAGAGACTCCTACCCTCGCTTCCTCAACTCCTCCATCTACCGCTCGCTGGCACAGATGGGCTCGCGCTCCTCCTCCGAGTCCTAg
- the rgs19 gene encoding regulator of G-protein signaling 19 isoform X1, translated as MCFRKRNGYRPPDHFNAKIYTGPVPTERESPMALGEASPGLRATGGPAAAQRPNACCFCWCCCCSCSCLTVRNEDDSRSKRRSSQDTKLETIPNCEACTKPSIEEVRLWSQSFDKLMKNPAGRNVFREFLRTEYSEENMLFWLACEDLKKELNTGAVEEKARGIYEDYISILSPKEVSLDARVREGINKKMTEPTQQTFEDAQLQIYTLMHRDSYPRFLNSSIYRSLAQMGSRSSSES; from the exons TACACCGGCCCTGTCCCGACAGAGCGCGAGTCTCCCATGGCTCTGGGCGAGGCGTCCCCGGGGCTGCGGGCCACAGGCGGCCCGGCGGCGGCACAGAGGCCCAACGCCTGCTGCttttgctggtgctgctgctgcagctgctcatG TCTCACTGTTAGGAATGAAGACGACAGCAGGTCCAAAAGGAGAAGCTCCCAGGACACCAAGCTGGAGACCATACCAAACTGTGAAGcttg CACCAAACCGTCGATAGAGGAGGTCCGCCTGTGGTCGCAGTCCTTCGACAAGCTGATGAAGAACCCGGCGGGCCGCAACGTGTTCCGCGAGTTCCTGCGCACCGAGTACAGCGAGGAGAACATGCTCTTCTGGCTGGCCTGCGAGGACCTGAAGAAGGAGCTCAACACGGGCGCGGTGGAGGAGAAGGCACGCGGCATCTACGAGGACTacatctccatcctctctcccaaGGAG GTGAGTCTGGATGCGCGCGTGCGCGAGGGGATCAACAAGAAGATGACGGAGCCGACGCAACAGACGTTTGAGGACGCGCAGCTGCAGATCTACACGCTGATGCACAGAGACTCCTACCCTCGCTTCCTCAACTCCTCCATCTACCGCTCGCTGGCACAGATGGGCTCGCGCTCCTCCTCCGAGTCCTAg
- the rgs19 gene encoding regulator of G-protein signaling 19 isoform X2 has protein sequence MCFRKRNGYRPPDHFNAKIYTGPVPTERESPMALGEASPGLRATGGPAAAQRPNACCFCWCCCCSCSWNEDDSRSKRRSSQDTKLETIPNCEACTKPSIEEVRLWSQSFDKLMKNPAGRNVFREFLRTEYSEENMLFWLACEDLKKELNTGAVEEKARGIYEDYISILSPKEVSLDARVREGINKKMTEPTQQTFEDAQLQIYTLMHRDSYPRFLNSSIYRSLAQMGSRSSSES, from the exons TACACCGGCCCTGTCCCGACAGAGCGCGAGTCTCCCATGGCTCTGGGCGAGGCGTCCCCGGGGCTGCGGGCCACAGGCGGCCCGGCGGCGGCACAGAGGCCCAACGCCTGCTGCttttgctggtgctgctgctgcagctgctcatG GAATGAAGACGACAGCAGGTCCAAAAGGAGAAGCTCCCAGGACACCAAGCTGGAGACCATACCAAACTGTGAAGcttg CACCAAACCGTCGATAGAGGAGGTCCGCCTGTGGTCGCAGTCCTTCGACAAGCTGATGAAGAACCCGGCGGGCCGCAACGTGTTCCGCGAGTTCCTGCGCACCGAGTACAGCGAGGAGAACATGCTCTTCTGGCTGGCCTGCGAGGACCTGAAGAAGGAGCTCAACACGGGCGCGGTGGAGGAGAAGGCACGCGGCATCTACGAGGACTacatctccatcctctctcccaaGGAG GTGAGTCTGGATGCGCGCGTGCGCGAGGGGATCAACAAGAAGATGACGGAGCCGACGCAACAGACGTTTGAGGACGCGCAGCTGCAGATCTACACGCTGATGCACAGAGACTCCTACCCTCGCTTCCTCAACTCCTCCATCTACCGCTCGCTGGCACAGATGGGCTCGCGCTCCTCCTCCGAGTCCTAg